In the Sarcophilus harrisii chromosome 3, mSarHar1.11, whole genome shotgun sequence genome, one interval contains:
- the CDX2 gene encoding homeobox protein CDX-2, whose protein sequence is MYVSYLLDKDMSMYPSSVRHSGGLNLAPQNFVSPPQYPDYGGYHVAAANLDSAQSPGPSWPSPYGAPLREDWNGYAPGATATANSVAHGLNGGSPAAAMGYSSPADYHSHHHPHHHPHHPGTAPSCASGLLQTLNSGPPVATAAEQLSPGGQRRNLCEWMRKPTQPSLGGQVKTRTKDKYRVVYTDHQRLELEKEFHYSRYITIRRKAELAATLGLSERQVKIWFQNRRAKERKINKKKLQQQQQQQPPPPQSQAQPGALRSGPEPLSPVASLQGSAPGSVPGVLGPAGGVLAPTITQ, encoded by the exons ATGTACGTGAGCTACCTATTGGATAAGGACATGAGCATGTACCCCAGCTCCGTGCGCCATTCTGGCGGGCTCAATTTGGCGCCGCAGAACTTCGTCAGTCCCCCGCAGTACCCGGACTACGGAGGTTACCACGTGGCGGCTGCGAACTTGGACAGCGCCCAGTCCCCGGGTCCCTCTTGGCCCTCTCCTTACGGCGCTCCTCTCCGGGAGGACTGGAATGGCTATGCTCCCGGAGCCACCGCTACAGCCAATTCAGTGGCGCACGGTCTCAATGGAGGTTCCCCTGCCGCAGCTATGGGATACAGCAGTCCGGCCGATTACCACTCACATCACCACCCGCACCACCACCCTCACCATCCAGGCACTGCACCCTCCTGCGCCTCGGGGCTACTGCAGACACTCAACTCCGGGCCGCCGGTGGCCACTGCAGCTGAACAGCTCTCTCCGGGCGGTCAGCGGCGCAACCTGTGTGAGTGGATGCGGAAACCGACGCAGCCCTCCCTGGGCGGCCAGG TTAAAACCAGGACGAAAGACAAATACCGAGTCGTGTACACTGACCACCAGCGATTGGAGCTGGAGAAAGAGTTTCACTATAGTCGGTACATCACCATCAGGAGGAAAGCAGAGCTGGCTGCCACATTGGGACTATCTGAAAGACAG GTTAAAATTTGGTTTCAAAATCGAAGAgccaaggaaaggaaaattaacaAGAAGAAattgcagcagcagcaacagcagcagccaCCTCCACCTCAGTCACAAGCTCAACCTGGTGCTTTGAGAAGTGGCCCAGAGCCACTAAGTCCAGTAGCCTCTCTGCAAGGCTCAGCCCCAGGGTCTGTCCCTGGAGTTCTTGGGCCTGCTGGAGGAGTGTTGGCCCCCACCATCACACAGTGA